In Tenrec ecaudatus isolate mTenEca1 chromosome 4, mTenEca1.hap1, whole genome shotgun sequence, a single window of DNA contains:
- the SERPINH1 gene encoding serpin H1: protein MRALLLIGPFCLLAVALAAEVKKPGAAAAAAAPGTSEKLSPKATTLAERSAGLAFSLYQAMAKDQAVENILLSPVVVASSLGLVSLGGKAATASQAKAVLSAEQLRDEEVHAGLGELLRSLSNSTARNVTWKLGSRLYGPSSVSFAEDFVRSSKQHYNCEHSKISFRDKRSALQSINEWAARTTDGKLPEVTKDVERTDGALLVNAMFFKPHWDEKFHHKMVDNRGFMVTRSYTVGVTMMHRTGLYNYFDDEKEKLQIVEMPLAHKLSSLIILMPHHVEPLERLEKLLTKEQLKSWMGKMQKKAVAISLPKGAVEVTHDLQKHLAGLGLTEAIDKNKADLSRMSGKKDLYLASVYHATAFEWDTEGNPFDQDIYGREELRSPKLFYADHPFIFLVRDTQSGSLLFIGRLVRPKGDKMRDEL from the exons ATGCGCGCCCTCCTGCTCATCGGCCCCTTCTGTCTCCTGGCCGTGGCCCTGGCCGCCGAGGTGAAGAAGCCTGGggcagcggcagcggcagcagcGCCAGGCACCTCGGAGAAGCTGAGCCCTAAGGCGACCACACTAGCCGAGCGCAGTGCCGGCCTGGCCTTCAGCTTATACCAGGCCATGGCTAAGGACCAGGCGGTGGAGAACATCCTGCTGTCGCCCGTGGTGGTGGCCTCATCTCTGGGGCTTGTGTCCTTGGGTGGCAAGGCGGCCACAGCATCGCAGGCCAAGGCGGTGCTGAGCGCGGAGCAGCTGCGGGACGAGGAGGTGCACGCGGGCCTGGGGGAGCTGCTGCGCTCGCTGAGCAACAGCACTGCGCGCAACGTGACCTGGAAGCTGGGCAGCCGGCTGTACGGGCCCAGCTCGGTCAGCTTCGCCGAGGACTTCGTGCGCAGCAGCAAGCAGCACTACAACTGCGAGCACTCCAAGATCAGCTTCCGCGACAAGCGCAGCGCCCTGCAGTCCATCAACGAGTGGGCCGCGCGGACCACCGACGGCAAGCTGCCCGAGGTCACCAAGGACGTGGAGCGCACGGACGGCGCCCTGCTGGTCAATGCCATGTTCTTCAAGC CACACTGGGATGAGAAATTCCACCACAAGATGGTAGACAACCGTGGCTTCATGGTGACCCGATCCTACACCGTGGGCGTCACCATGATGCACCGCACAG GCCTCTATAATTACTTTGACGACGAGAaggagaagctgcagattgtggAGATGCCCCTGGCCCACAAGCTCTCCAGCCTCATCATCCTCATGCCCCACCACGTGGAGCCCCTCGAGCGCCTTGAGAAGCTGCTGACCAAGGAGCAGCTGAAGAGCTGGATGGGGAAGATGCAGAAGAAGGCAGTGGCCATCTCCCTGCCCAAGGGTGCGGTGGAGGTGACCCATGACCTGCAG AAACACCTGGCTGGTCTGGGCCTGACTGAGGCCATTGACAAGAACAAGGCGGACCTGTCTCGGATGTCGGGCAAGAAGGACCTCTACCTGGCCAGTGTGTACCATGCCACCGCCTTCGAGTGGGACACGGAGGGAAACCCCTTTGACCAGGACATCTACGGGCGTGAGGAGCTGCGCAGCCCCAAGCTATTCTACGCTGACCACCCCTTCATCTTCCTGGTGCGAGACACCCAGAGCGGCTCCCTGCTATTCATTGGGCGCCTGGTCCGGCCCAAGGGCGACAAGATGCGGGATGAGTTGTAG